One window from the genome of Streptomyces sp. NBC_01476 encodes:
- a CDS encoding GntR family transcriptional regulator, producing MSLKIVIDQDASAAPYEQLRGQIAAQTRAGRLPVGYKLPTVRGLAEQLGLAANTVAKAYRALEADGVIETRGRNGTYIAAGDARARESAAAATAYVERTRRLGLDRDAAREAVEEALRAAYGD from the coding sequence ATGAGCTTGAAGATCGTCATCGATCAGGACGCGTCCGCCGCTCCCTACGAGCAGCTGCGCGGGCAGATCGCGGCGCAGACCAGGGCCGGCCGCCTCCCGGTCGGCTACAAGCTGCCCACCGTGCGGGGCCTGGCCGAGCAGCTGGGGCTCGCCGCGAACACCGTCGCCAAGGCGTACCGCGCGCTGGAGGCGGACGGAGTGATCGAGACCCGGGGCCGCAACGGCACGTACATCGCCGCAGGAGACGCCCGCGCCCGCGAGAGCGCCGCCGCCGCGACAGCCTACGTGGAGCGGACCCGCCGCCTCGGCCTGGACCGCGACGCCGCCCGTGAGGCGGTCGAGGAGGCCCTGCGGGCCGCCTACGGCGACTGA